One window of the Manihot esculenta cultivar AM560-2 chromosome 14, M.esculenta_v8, whole genome shotgun sequence genome contains the following:
- the LOC110599776 gene encoding uncharacterized protein LOC110599776 isoform X2, translated as MRTLNNSVDTINAAATAIVSAESRVQPTVVQKRRWGGCWSLYWCFGSHKNNKRIGHAVLVPEPEVPGAVVTSVENQTHSTAVAVPFIAPPSSPASFLQSDPPSVTHSPAGLLSLTSLSVNAYSPAGPASIFAIGPYAHETQLVTPPAFSAFTTEPSSAPFTPPPESVQLTTPSSPEVPFAQLLTSSLERARRNSGTNHKFTLSHYEFQSYPIYPGSPGGQLISPGSVISYSGTSSPFPDKHPILEFRMGEAPKILGFEHFNTRKWGSRFGSGSLTPDGLGLGSRLGSGSVTPDGVGIGSRLGSGSATPDGVGLSRLGSGSLTPDCVGPASRDGFLLENQISEFASLANYENGSKNDETVIDHRVSFELSGEEVARCLESKSMQSGRTFPECSQDSMSEDGIKSGKMLMDSVNCLHNGETSSEIPDKSSGEMEEENYYRKHRSITLGSIKEFNFDNSKEVPDKPTIGSEWWANEAIAGKEARPANSWAFFPLLQPEVSLH; from the exons ATGAGAACCCTCAACAACAGCGTCGACACCATCAACGCAGCCGCCACAGCCATCGTCTCCGCCGAGTCTCGTGTCCAGCCAACTGTTGTTCAG AAAAGAAGATGGGGAGGCTGCTGGAGTCTGTACTGGTGTTTTGGTTCTCATAAAAATAACAAGCGAATTGGTCATGCCGTTCTTGTTCCTGAACCAGAGGTACCAGGAGCTGTAGTTACTTCAGTTGAAAATCAAACACACTCAACTGCTGTTGCAGTTCCTTTTATTGCTCCTCCCTCTTCTCCTGCTTCATTCCTCCAGTCTGATCCCCCTTCTGTCACCCATTCACCTGCAGGATTGCTCTCTCTTACTTCCCTTTCTGTGAATGCATACTCCCCAGCTGGACCTGCGTCCATTTTTGCCATAGGTCCTTATGCTCATGAAACCCAGCTAGTTACACCACCTGCATTTTCTGCCTTCACCACTGAACCATCCAGTGCTCCTTTCACTCCGCCTCCTGAATCTGTTCAGCTGACTACACCTTCTTCGCCAGAAGTGCCATTTGCTCAACTTCTAACGTCTTCCTTGGAGCGTGCTCGAAGAAACAGTGGGACTAATCATAAGTTCACATTATCCCATTATGAATTCCAGTCTTATCCAATATACCCGGGAAGCCCAGGTGGTCAGCTCATCTCCCCAGGCTCAGTAATCTCATATTCAGGCACTTCTTCTCCTTTCCCTGACAAACACCCCATTCTTGAGTTCCGTATGGGGGAAGCTCCCAAGATCTTGGGCTTTGAGCATTTTAATACTCGTAAATGGGGCTCAAGATTTGGCTCTGGATCTTTGACACCAGATGGGTTGGGGCTAGGTTCGAGGCTTGGTTCTGGTTCTGTGACTCCAGATGGTGTGGGGATAGGTTCAAGGCTTGGTTCTGGATCCGCAACTCCGGATGGTGTGGGGCTTTCAAGGCTTGGTTCAGGATCCTTGACACCTGATTGTGTGGGTCCTGCCTCTCGAGATGGTTTCCTTCTGGAAAATCAGATTTCTGAGTTTGCATCTCTTGCAAACTATGAAAATGGATCTAAAAATGATGAAACTGTAATTGATCATAGGGTCTCATTCGAGTTGAGTGGTGAAGAGGTTGCGCGTTGTCTTGAGAGCAAGTCAATGCAATCAGGTAGAACGTTTCCAGAATGCTCACAGGACAGTATGTCTGAGGATGGCATAAAAAGTGGGAAGATGCTAATGGATAGTGTGAATTGTTTACATAATGGGGAAACTTCCAGTGAAATACCTGACAAATCTTCAGGAGAAATGGAAGAGGAAAACTACTATAGAAAACATCGTTCCATCACTCTTGGGTCGATAAAAGAGTTCAACTTTGATAATTCAAAAGAAGTGCCCGATAAGCCCACAATCGGCTCTGAGTGGTGGGCTAATGAAGCAATTGCTGGGAAGGAAGCTAGGCCTGCCAACAGCTGGGCTTTCTTCCCGTTGTTACAGCCTGAAGTCAGCTTACATTGA
- the LOC110599776 gene encoding uncharacterized protein LOC110599776 isoform X1 has product MRTLNNSVDTINAAATAIVSAESRVQPTVVQVDTDKRRWGGCWSLYWCFGSHKNNKRIGHAVLVPEPEVPGAVVTSVENQTHSTAVAVPFIAPPSSPASFLQSDPPSVTHSPAGLLSLTSLSVNAYSPAGPASIFAIGPYAHETQLVTPPAFSAFTTEPSSAPFTPPPESVQLTTPSSPEVPFAQLLTSSLERARRNSGTNHKFTLSHYEFQSYPIYPGSPGGQLISPGSVISYSGTSSPFPDKHPILEFRMGEAPKILGFEHFNTRKWGSRFGSGSLTPDGLGLGSRLGSGSVTPDGVGIGSRLGSGSATPDGVGLSRLGSGSLTPDCVGPASRDGFLLENQISEFASLANYENGSKNDETVIDHRVSFELSGEEVARCLESKSMQSGRTFPECSQDSMSEDGIKSGKMLMDSVNCLHNGETSSEIPDKSSGEMEEENYYRKHRSITLGSIKEFNFDNSKEVPDKPTIGSEWWANEAIAGKEARPANSWAFFPLLQPEVSLH; this is encoded by the exons ATGAGAACCCTCAACAACAGCGTCGACACCATCAACGCAGCCGCCACAGCCATCGTCTCCGCCGAGTCTCGTGTCCAGCCAACTGTTGTTCAGGTAGACACAGAC AAAAGAAGATGGGGAGGCTGCTGGAGTCTGTACTGGTGTTTTGGTTCTCATAAAAATAACAAGCGAATTGGTCATGCCGTTCTTGTTCCTGAACCAGAGGTACCAGGAGCTGTAGTTACTTCAGTTGAAAATCAAACACACTCAACTGCTGTTGCAGTTCCTTTTATTGCTCCTCCCTCTTCTCCTGCTTCATTCCTCCAGTCTGATCCCCCTTCTGTCACCCATTCACCTGCAGGATTGCTCTCTCTTACTTCCCTTTCTGTGAATGCATACTCCCCAGCTGGACCTGCGTCCATTTTTGCCATAGGTCCTTATGCTCATGAAACCCAGCTAGTTACACCACCTGCATTTTCTGCCTTCACCACTGAACCATCCAGTGCTCCTTTCACTCCGCCTCCTGAATCTGTTCAGCTGACTACACCTTCTTCGCCAGAAGTGCCATTTGCTCAACTTCTAACGTCTTCCTTGGAGCGTGCTCGAAGAAACAGTGGGACTAATCATAAGTTCACATTATCCCATTATGAATTCCAGTCTTATCCAATATACCCGGGAAGCCCAGGTGGTCAGCTCATCTCCCCAGGCTCAGTAATCTCATATTCAGGCACTTCTTCTCCTTTCCCTGACAAACACCCCATTCTTGAGTTCCGTATGGGGGAAGCTCCCAAGATCTTGGGCTTTGAGCATTTTAATACTCGTAAATGGGGCTCAAGATTTGGCTCTGGATCTTTGACACCAGATGGGTTGGGGCTAGGTTCGAGGCTTGGTTCTGGTTCTGTGACTCCAGATGGTGTGGGGATAGGTTCAAGGCTTGGTTCTGGATCCGCAACTCCGGATGGTGTGGGGCTTTCAAGGCTTGGTTCAGGATCCTTGACACCTGATTGTGTGGGTCCTGCCTCTCGAGATGGTTTCCTTCTGGAAAATCAGATTTCTGAGTTTGCATCTCTTGCAAACTATGAAAATGGATCTAAAAATGATGAAACTGTAATTGATCATAGGGTCTCATTCGAGTTGAGTGGTGAAGAGGTTGCGCGTTGTCTTGAGAGCAAGTCAATGCAATCAGGTAGAACGTTTCCAGAATGCTCACAGGACAGTATGTCTGAGGATGGCATAAAAAGTGGGAAGATGCTAATGGATAGTGTGAATTGTTTACATAATGGGGAAACTTCCAGTGAAATACCTGACAAATCTTCAGGAGAAATGGAAGAGGAAAACTACTATAGAAAACATCGTTCCATCACTCTTGGGTCGATAAAAGAGTTCAACTTTGATAATTCAAAAGAAGTGCCCGATAAGCCCACAATCGGCTCTGAGTGGTGGGCTAATGAAGCAATTGCTGGGAAGGAAGCTAGGCCTGCCAACAGCTGGGCTTTCTTCCCGTTGTTACAGCCTGAAGTCAGCTTACATTGA
- the LOC110600248 gene encoding silicon efflux transporter LSI2 — MVTMIPSVKAMLGSFAFAIFWVLAVFPAFPLLPIGRSGGSLLGAVLMVVFEVTSPAQAYASIDLSILAFLFGTMVVGVYLERADAFEYVEELLSWKSQGAKDLIFRICLVSAITSAFFTNDTSRIVLTELVLKTARKHNLPPHPFLLAVDSSANIGSSATPIGNLQNLVIATKANLSFGTFLVGILPAALTGIILNYVLLLCIFWRQLSSGNSGGEHAYEEIVAEGDMSFHRLSPGPVPQFTHLHFQETGSGLDMQDLTPKGDFRHRSCLSEIDILPIVGSESPGNSSTHSNRRSMFWKSCVYLITTGMITALISGMNMSWTALTSALALAVLDFKDAQPCLDKVSYSLLVFFCGMFMTIDGFEKAGIPRYLWEMMEPYAQIDHAKGITILALVVLVLSNSISNVTTVLLLGEKMAASAATISPLYAKKAWLILAWASTVSPNLSLVGSGANLIVCENARAKAPLAYNLSFWSHLKFGVPSTVMVIAIGLTLVG; from the exons ATGGTAACAATGATTCCTTCAGTAAAAGCGATGCTCGGTTCATTTGCCTTTGCAATATTCTGGGTTTTGGCAGTTTTCCCTGCTTTTCCACTTCTGCCAATTGGGAGGAGTGGAGGGTCTCTTCTAGGGGCTGTACTCATGGTCGTTTTCGAGGTAACATCCCCTGCTCAAGCTTATGCTTCAATTGATCTTTCAATTCTTGCTTTTCTTTTTGGAACAATGGTGGTAGGTGTCTATCTTGAAAGAGCAGATGCATTTGAGTACGTGGAAGAATTGCTGTCATGGAAGAGCCAAGGAGCTAAAGATTTAATTTTTCGGATTTGCTTGGTATCTGCCATTACAAGTGCCTTTTTCACTAATGACACCTCTCGCATTGTCTTGACTGAACTGGTACTGAAAACTGCAAGAAAACATAACCTCCCTCCTCACCCTTTTCTACTTGCTGTGGACTCAAGTGCAAATATAGGATCTTCAGCAACTCCAATTGGCAACCTTCAAAATCTGGTTATAGCTACAAAAGCAAATCTTTCATTTGGGACTTTCTTAGTTGGAATTTTACCTGCAGCGCTTACAGGAATTATTTTGAATTATGTACTTCTCCTATGCATATTCTGGAGACAGCTTTCTTCTGGTAACAGTGGAGGAGAACATGCATATGAAGAAATTGTCGCTGAGGGTGATATGAGTTTTCACAGGTTATCCCCAGGCCCAGTTCCACAATTCACACATCTACATTTTCAAGAAACAGGCTCTGGATTGGATATGCAAGATTTGACTCCTAAAGGGGATTTTAGGCACCGAAGTTGTCTCAGTGAGATTGACATACTTCCCATTGTTGGTTCAGAATCCCCTGGAAATTCAAGTACGCATTCAAATCGGAGAAGCATGTTCTGGAAATCTTGTGTTTACCTAATAACCACAGGGATGATTACTGCTTTGATTTCGGGTATGAATATGTCATGGACTGCACTAACGTCTGCACTTGCTCTCGCTGTTCTGGATTTCAAGGATGCTCAGCCATGCCTGGATAAG GTGTCCTATTcacttttagtttttttttgtgGGATGTTCATGACAATCGATGGCTTCGAGAAAGCTGGAATTCCAAGATATTTATGGGAGATGATGGAGCCCTATGCACAAATTGACCATGCCAAAGGAATAACAATTCTTGCACTCGTCGTCCTTGTTCTGTCCAACTCAATCTCAAATGTAACAACTG TTTTGTTGCTGGGGGAAAAGATGGCAGCATCAGCGGCAACTATTTCTCCTTTGTATGCGAAGAAGGCGTGGTTGATTTTAGCATGGGCCAGCACTGTGTCTCCAAACCTCTCACTTGTGGGTTCTGGTGCCAATTTGATAGTTTGCGAGAACGCTCGTGCCAAAGCCCCCCTTGCTTATAATTTATCTTTCTGGAGCCATCTCAAATTTGGTGTCCCTTCCACTGTTATGGTCATTGCCATTGGCTTGACACTAGTAGGATAA
- the LOC110600249 gene encoding short-chain dehydrogenase TIC 32, chloroplastic produces MWPFCRKGPSGFSSSSTAEEVTHGIDASGLTAIVTGASSGIGTETSRVLALRGVHVIMAVRNKAAGRSIKEAIVKEIPSAKVDIMELDLNSMASVRNFATEFNSSGLPLNILINNAGIMATPFMLSKDNIEQQFATNHLGHFLLTNLLLENMKKTAHESKREGRIVIVSSEAHRYTYHEGIRFDKINDPSGYSSIRAYGQSKLANVLHANELTRQLKEDGVNITANSLHPGTISTNLFRHMSTVNGLINVVGRLVLKNVQQGAATTCYVALHPQVKGVSGEYFSDCNLAKATDMGRDVGLAKQLWDFSMKLVN; encoded by the exons ATGTGGCCGTTTTGCAGAAAAGGACCATCTGGGTTCTCATCATCTTCCACAGCCGAGGAAGTTACTCACGGGATTGATGCATCTGGTCTCACTGCCATTGTTACAG GAGCATCTAGTGGTATTGGCACTGAAACTTCAAGGGTGCTTGCATTACGTGGTGTCCATGTAATCATGGCAGTCAGGAATAAGGCTGCTGGAAGATCTATCAAAGAAGCTATAGTAAAAGAAATCCCATCTGCCAAAGTTGATATCATGGAATTGGACCTCAATTCAATGGCATCTGTGAGGAACTTTGCAACAGAGTTCAATTCTTCGGGTCTCCCACTGAACATCCTAAT TAACAATGCAGGAATTATGGCAACACCATTCATGCTTTCCAAAGACAACATAGAACAACAGTTTGCAACAAATCACTTAG GTCATTTTCTTTTGACAAATCTGTTGTTGGAGAATATGAAGAAAACAGCCCATGAAAGTAAAAGAGAAGGAAGAATAGTGATTGTCTCATCAGAAGCTCATCGTTACACTTATCATGAAGGAATACGTTTTGATAAAATCAATGACCCGTCAGG GTATAGCAGTATACGTGCCTATGGTCAATCTAAGCTTGCTAATGTGTTGCATGCTAATGAGCTGACTAGACAGTTGAAG GAAGATGGGGTCAATATAACTGCAAATTCACTTCATCCAGGAACAATTTCAACCAATCTTTTCCGTCACATGAGCACTGTCAATG GCTTGATCAACGTGGTTGGTAGACTAGTGCTTAAAAACGTTCAGCAG GGTGCTGCTACTACATGCTACGTGGCGTTGCATCCGCAAGTGAAGGGTGTAAGTGGTGAATATTTTTCAGACTGTAACCTGGCCAAAGCAACTGATATGGGTAGGGATGTTGGATTGGCAAAGCAACTGTGGGATTTCAGCATGAAATTGGTTAACTGA